A window of Schistocerca cancellata isolate TAMUIC-IGC-003103 chromosome 1, iqSchCanc2.1, whole genome shotgun sequence genomic DNA:
AGATCGTATTCCGATACTTATTCTAGGTGCTTACCGTAAACGAACAGTAACAGACGTTTTCCAGTCTATTATGCGCTTATTAGCAGCCAATCGCGCTCTGATTTTATAATATAAAAagaattatgaaattatttttcatCACACGGTGCTTTGTTCTTAGTGCTGCCGGCTAGTCAAATTTCAGAAAATTGTGATGTGTAGTTCTGATACAGAAACGACGGGTTTCTGACGCAACTATACAGATTCGAAGATGATACAGGGAGATCGAAATTATTCATATTGTAAAAAATGTGTAACTTGAACTAAAAAATAAACGATGTACGTAAATAATAAAACTTGAAGAATTTTTCGTAAATCATATTCTGAAGTTTTCGACGAACTGATTGCTTCACTAAAGAGTCGATTCGTCAAAGATTCTGCGAAATGTTTTAAATCACTGGAAAATGTTATTCTTCGACAACCTACAGATTTCGATGAAATTGTAAAATGTAATAAAGAACGTTTCTGATGGTGAGGTTGATAAGCAATAGAGACATATTTATGAAACTTTCGAAAAGACAAAACGTGCAGGCAAAAAACTTGAGGGGAAAATGgagctttttttttgttatgaacaaACAAGAGGACTAAAACCAGAGTTCAGCGCTATTTTTACTTCTTATTACGATTCCTGGATCATCATGCTCGATCATCATGTTATGTTCTAGTGAAAAAACACGTTCTTTTTTATGTcgattccaaaaaaagaaaaaagagatatTAGGTCGACAGTTTTGCAAGCTCGCCTCAGTCTTAACGATATTTTGCACGTTTATTTCGACATTATAAAGAAGTTACATTTAAGTGGTTTGTTAAGTGCATTTATTTCAAGACACGCAAAGTGTagtttaatgttttgcactgtgcaagttacttttttGTAAGAAGTAGCGTttaattgggttggtgcataatttcgtagcgtttcTCCATATGTTTTGcaaacacaacagataaacataacagagactttagtcatcaataatatattctcctttacaatttacaacagtctgccaaagctggggtagcttttcgatttCGCAGTTGTAGAAGTCACATGGTTTTGAGGaggagaactcgtcgagccatgttcggagtgcattttcatccggaaggaaCTTCCGTAGAATTTGTTCATTAGAAAGCAGACAAGATGAAACAGAGGACGCAAGATCAGGTGTATAAGGTGAGTGAGAAATGACTTCCGACTCAAATTCCTGCATAGAGGTTTTTGTGAATCTAGCAGAAAGCGAGCGGGCGTTATCGTGAggagcatcacttcacgcaatcttcgtggtcgtcgttcttggattgcgtctgcaagacttcTCAGTTGTTTACAATGAATGTCACCAAtgttggttacacctcggggaagcaattcgtagtacaccacaccgtcgctgttccaccagatgcatattaTGTTCCGGGGATGCGCGGAGGTCCCTGTacggggaattgctgctttgtttaggcTCAACCGTTCCTTTCTGTTCGTTATGTttgcataaagacacaatttgtcGTGGCCAATAACGATGAAGAATGGGACTGGTCGGCATTTTTCactagccaattgatgatgagcaagcagagatgcaaatATGTTCAAcaactaatttttgtgattttggcttagagtatgcggCACCCATCCTTGAATTATGAACCTTTCCCATTgcagcaaatgtcgcatgatggtgggATGTCACAGTTCAttccatttgccagttctcgagaacactgacgtgggccattgtggattaatgtatttaaacgCTGTTCATCGCACCCCGAAGTTATTCCTGagagtggagagtcactaatacactactggccattaaaattgctacaccaagaagaaatgcaaatgataaacgggtattcataggacaaatatatgatactagaactgacatgtgattacattttcacgcaaattgggtgcatagatcctaagaaatcagtacccagaacaaccacctctggccgtaataacggccttgatacgcctgggcattgagtcaaacagagcttggatggcgtgtacaggtacagctgcccatgcagcttcaacacgataccacagtacatcaagagtagtgacttgcatattgtgaagagccagttgctcggggcTGCAGCAGACGAAGTTTACAGACCTGTTCTGTGGTAAACAAACTGATGCTCGTACGTGCGTGCTTGAGTCGTATGCAGGCGCGAGGAATTTGTGTACGCTTGAACAAGCACGATTGCGCAAGCATGGCTGTCAAGCATGCAGTAGCGTGTGTGGGGGCCTTAACGTTGATTGAGCAGATTCCTCGCcacgtctaaaaaatggttcaaatggctctgagcactatgggactcaacttctgaggtcattagtcccctagaacttagaactaattaaacctaactaacgtaaggacatcacacacatccatgcccgaggcaggattcgaacctgcgaccgtagcggtctcgcggttccagactgcagcgcctagaagcgcacggccatttcggccggccgcCACGTCTACTTGTTTCATTCCACGATCAATGCCTTTGAAAACATCCATTTTTGTCTCCAGTCTTATTTGTTTCCGAATTCCAGCCATTATCCAAATCTTAGCGAAGTCCAAAGCGGTTACATCAACTAAAAACATTCACAGATTGTAAAAATCGCGGAGATAAGCCTCATATGAGCCCAACAAAACACTTCTGTCTGCTACTGAAACTCAACAATGGACAAACTAAACACTCGTTCCAACAAAGGAGCTCTTTGACGTGTGCCgctcggttacagccatgcggataagatgcatgtcatctcgactgatagtgatacgaggccgttgggatccagcacggcgttccgtattaccctcctgaacccatcgattccatattctgcaaacagtcattggatctgaacCAACGAgagcaacagtgtcgcgatacgataaaccgcaatcgcgacaggctacaaaccgatctttatcaaagtcggatacgtgatggtacgcatttctcctcctcacgctaggcatcacaacaacgtttcaccaggcaacgccggtcaactgctgtttgtgtatgagaaatcggttggaaactttcctcatgtcagcacgttgtaggtgtcgccaccgacgccaaccttgtgtgaatgctctgaaaagctaatcatttgcatatcacagcatcttcttcctgtctgttaaatttcgcatctgtagcacgtcatcttcgtggtgcagcgattttaatggccagtagtatatctaAACGATCCTCCTtgtaacgagaaaaccattttcttaccgtgATCTGTCCAAAAGCATTATTTCCTtacatggtgcaaatgtttctggttgccttctCTGCTGTCAACCCTCTCTTGAACTCAAGACAGTAGAATAAGTTGgaaattttcctatttcttcacttggcactccattttctagcgtccacggctATACTGTCTATCTCCAAAAcgccaatatgtaaactcaaataacaacagtgaactagaaataaaagCGACAGTCGATAAATAACCCCACAGCAACCAGAAAgccaacgtgcaaaacaaaaacgccacgaacttatcCAGCGtcctaataaataatattttaagagTAATTTTGAATTTTATTGTAGTTTTCATCCGTTAAGTCTTTTTATGAATTTTCCTTCTATTTACAATTTCTAGGAAGGGGGAGGACGACTTTTTGGATAACCACTCTCTCAGAAAATCATGAACCGCCGCTCCTGCTACACTGCAGTACAATATGCTAATATAACTGTTAGAACCAATAGCTGATTTCCTTATTTTGTCTGCATTGTTAGCCTGTGGTGCGCTGAGGCACAACTCAGCCATCACAGGGGCTGTGCTACCAAAATGTTCAGATTAGGAAATTGCTGTCAGAGTTTCAGGAAATCCTAACAGGACATCCACGGCGAGACTGTTTCCAGAAGCTCTTTGCAGTTTGGTACTCTCCATTCGTGCCTCTCGTTGTCATGATGCACGGCGTCTTCTTGGTTGCCTCTCGGCCATGTACGCCCCCAGTTCGTAAGCTGACATTTTGGCTATTACCAAGTTTAGCTTGTGCCGTATCTCCTCATTCTTGAAAACACGCCAGTGCTCTACAGACGCTAGTGAATGTGGAGCAATCTGCACACCGGATCACATCGTATAGAAATGTGACAATAGacaagtacactggtgtgcaaaacttaagggagAACTAACTTTCCCATGATGTGGGACTCCCACGTAACACAGCTCTATgagacttggaccatacatagaaagaactgtcacATAACAGTAGAATAGGTAAGACgaacaaaaatgaaacatttattcaatgccgagcggtctaaggcgctgcagccatggactgtgaggctggtcccggtggaggttggagtcctccgtcgggcatgggtgtgtgtgttaggttaagtagtgtgtaagcttagggactgatgaccttagcagttaagtcccataagacttcacacacacacatttattcaatGGCAATAATTAGTATGAAACCACCACGACTCAACACAGTCCCCTGCACATTACAAAAGACCGGCCATTGTTCTTCATATGGCGCGGGCTCATCACGGACAGCGGTACATAGCctgcaacgtgctcccgtgctGGCTACAAGGGTGGTAAGGAGTCCTTGTGGTAGAGCAAATCATTCATCCAATAGCACGTTTGACAACTGCTGAATGGCCGTTGGTGTAGATGTGGGCGTACTGCAGTATGTCTTCTCaacgcatcccacatgtgttcaatgggatttaagtcggagaaacGGTCAGGGCAGTCCTTTTgtatattctctcgttccaagagctcctccatctgCAATGTTCGACGCGGTCATTcaaaaaaatgaagtcagggccgaatgcatcctCGAAAAGACGCCCATGTGAAAGGACTACAGTGtcataataatgaaatgaaatgccgtCTGGTTAGCGCCTCCCGTCAGGTAGGCAGactgtgcaagtcttttgagttgacgccacttcggcgacttgcgcgtcgatggggatgatatgatgatgatgatgaagataaaatcgccgacccagctgggaatcgaacccgggcccctttgcacagcattcggccacgctgaccactttttaaatttttttttaaattctttggtgatctcattttgttctatattgttcgttgtatttgttcgaggTGGACGACCCATGAGGTTCTTCGGTGAtcggttcactcagttttttttattacagagagtagccgaacctccgaccgaacacgctgagctaccgtgccggcaccacttggCTATCAAGGCGGCCGTCATGATAATGGTAAACGTTCAGTATACTGTGTTTAGCCCgcgcggctagccgcgcggtctaacgcgctgcttcccgagcgggaaggcgtgccggtccccggcacgaatccacccggtggattagtgtcgagggccggtgtgccggccagcctggcgatggttttaaaggcggttttccatctgcctcggcgaatgtcggctggttccccttattccgcctcggttacactatgtcggcgattgctgcgcaaacactgtctccacgtacgcgtataccagaattactctaccacgcaaacattgaggttacactcgtctggtatgagacgttcccggggggtccactgggggccgaaccgcacaaccaccttgggttcggtgtggggcggcggtgaggtgagtgaactgctgtagcctgttttgggattgtgaaccactgaggctatggcgaggacggagcctctccgtcgtttctaggtcctcggttccaTACACGCAATACACAATACCGTGTTTAAAGATTTAGAAGTCAGCGTGCACATGTAACCTTATATCTCGCCACACaaaaacacctggaccaccaaaacgaccatgttAGACAATGTTGCTGGGTGCATTTCGTATTCTCGCCTCTCGCCGTATGATGGTATGTCCAGCATTGCCTAGACTTACATcccatcgaacacatgtgggatacCTTGGGGAGACAAGCACCAACGATGATTGAGCAGTTTTCAACCGTGCTAATACAGGACTGGAACGCCTTGCCACAAAGACTACTTACCAACCCGGCGTCCTTGAGCGCGTTGCAGAGCATACAATGCCGTCCGTGGCCATCACACACGCTTTTAGGAGCCATGACCCGTCTTTTGTAGCGTCCAGAGGAACATcatgaatcgtggtgacttcagtgtaattattgtctctggaaaAAATCATTTCTGTTGATCTCATTGCGTCTTTCTTTCAGTTATCATCTGTACCATACTACAGCAGTGTTCTCCATATGTGGTCCAAGGTTCATAGAGCTGTGTTACTTGGAAGTTAACtcttcatgcgaaagttactttcgtccttaagttttggacaccagtgtagactGATAAGCTGATGACGGGTAGAGAGGAATTAAACTTATTTTGGCCAGTCGCTACAGTGTTGTTGATGAGACTGACGGCTCGTGGCCTGCCCGCAGAGCCGGCCGGCCGCCCCCGCGGCGCGGGCGTCATCGTGGCGCCGCCCGCCGGCTGCTGGTGCGTGCAGAGCAGCGCCTGCGCCGCCGCGGCGCGCGCCCCTGCCGCGCTGCTGAGGGCCGCCGCCTGCGCCCCCGGCGACGCCGGGCCCTACGTCTGCTGCGACGAGCTGGCGCGCCGCCTGCCCTTCACGCAGAGGCCGCCCACCGTCGAAGACAACGACATCTCGCACGACAGCCACGCGCTCGACCTGCCGGACCTCTGGCACGCGACTGCGCCCGGTGGCCACGAAGTTTCTTTACAGGTCCCCTTCCGACAACGCGGCACCGCTTACCGTGTGCCTGCACCTGCGTCTGGAGGCAGAAGCGACGCCACATCACAGCCGTGCGACAGACGAGTGTACCGACCGACGACTTCTTCCTACAGTTCGCCGCGCTACGACGGTCATCACAGCTTCGATTACGATAGGAACCCTGGCTATTTTCGTGGACCGGACGATGGTTTCATCAGAATCTCGCCCACAGCGACGCCGACGTCACCAGTGAGAACTATTAGTGACCCGTATTTCTCTGGAGCGACGAATCCTCCCTTATCTTCCTGGAATCTCAGTCCTACAAAACCGCAGACTCAGTATACTAACAACCGCGGGACCACGAAAAGCCGCAAGAATACGGCTCAGCGCGAAAGCAGCACACGAACACCCCATTTCAAGCCTGCTCTGAAAGAAGAATCCACGTCTTTCAGCTCTTCACAAGAAGATGACTCCCCATATCGCGGTATCGTCGAATCTGAAAGACGCCACGACACCGGCAGTGTACCTCAGGACAAGCCAGACAATCGTGACGAAACTCCATCGCACGCACAAACTCCCGATTTCAAGGAAGAACCCAGGCCTCTGAGCTCTCCATACGAAGGTAACCCTCCACATCGCGGTATCGTCGAATCTGAACGACGCCACGATACCAGCGCAGTGCCACAGGAGAAGCCAGCCCATCGAGACGAAACTCCACCGCACACACAAACTCCCCATTTCAAGCCCCCTGTGAAGGAAGAACCCAGACATTTCAGCTCTCCACATGAAGATAACTCGCCACATCGCAGCGTCTTCGAATCCGACCGACGCCACGATATCGTCAGAGCACCACAGGAAAATCCAGCACACCGCGAAGTAAACGAACCTGAACGAGTACACGACACAGCAGCAGTGCCGCCGGAGAAGCCACCAAATCGTGGTCCCGACGAGTCAGACAGGTGGCGCAACACTGGCAGAGTACCGCAGGGGAGCTCACCGCATCACGGTCTCACCGAACCTGAACCACCCCAGAATACAGACAGAGTAGCGCAGAGGAAGCCACCACATCGTGATGCTACTGACCGTGAGCGACAGCACGGCAGAGGCAGAATACCACACGAGAATCCACCGCCTCGTGGTCTTCCCGAATCTGAACGACGACACGACACACGTCGAGTATCGCAGAATTCACACCCAAACCCAGTACCCGACTGGCCGCACCAGATACACGGCCCAGAGCATCCGTTCCCTTCCAATCCTCACCACCTCCACCATCAACACTCTGACGGTTATCATCCCCATTCATTTCCAGACGTCGAACATTCCCAGACTCTGCCAGAGCACGAGAGACGACCAAACCCTATACCACTTTTGCCTCCTGAGTTTCTAGAAAACGAAACAGAGTCGACACCCTCAGAACACAGCAACGACGCAACGGCGACGaaaacgacgacaacaacaacaacgacgatgaAGACGACGACGACCACATCAACCAAGAGGCCGATGAAGGCGATTACCACCACGACGACCACGAGCCGGGCGCCATCTGCCTACAATGACGACGCTATCGTGTTCCCCGATTCCGCAGAGACTGTCAACCACGGCGGAAAGCGCTGGACGGAGGAACGCGCCGTGGATAAACACCACCAGGCGAACAATGGTGACGCCAAGCATCGCGGGGACCCGGAGAAACACCCCAACAGGTCGTTGCTGCCCAGCGAGTGCGCCACGCTGCTCGAAGACCGCATCGTCGGCGGTAACAAAGCAGAACTCGGCTCCTTCCCCTGGATCGCCAGGCTCGGCTACTCCGGTGAGTAACAGACGCTGTTACGAAGCGgcattcagtttatttattactgTAACTTTTCCTGACTTGCTTCACTCTGAAACTAGCCTTCAACTGGTGTATTTTAGTTTTTTTAGACCTGTTTATACATGACATTTAAAAAAAGGTGTTCCACTTTCGCACAGGAGATACTATAATAGTACTGGTTTTTTACTTTACTTCTTTACTAAAGCTCTTTCGCTACTTTAGTTAGGTGGCAGATGATACattcgagggtaatcccaaaagtaaggtctcctattttttataagtacatagacctgtttatttctacaatggtttacatcagtttacagcttgaacatttagctatttttcgccataatcaccatttctgtcgatgcatttttgtagacgctgtgccagtttttgtatgcccatgtcataccagctcgccgccatgctgtttagaaagttatgaacctcttctttcaaatggttcaaatggctctgagcactatgggacttaacatcggaggtcatcggtcccctagaacttagaactacttaaacctaactaacctaaggacatcacacacatccatgcccgaggcaggattcgaacctgcaaccgtagcggtcacgcggttccagactgatgcgtctagaaccgcacggccacaccggccggcttttagagTCTCACAGTacgtgtcagcgttaattgtggtcccagcgattcagctccgacgacgaggtgaaagaagaggccggccagggtggccgagcggttctaggcgcttcagtctaaaaccgcgcgaccgctacggttgcagattcgaatcctgccttgggcatgcatgtttgtgatgtccttaggttagttaggtttaagtagttccaagttctagggtattgatgacctccgatattaagtcccatagtgctcagagccatttgaaccatttgtaagaagaggttcataactttctaaacagcatggcggcgagctggtatgacatgggcatacaaaaactggcacagcgtctacaaaaatgcatcgacagaaatggtgattatggcgaaaaatagctaaatgttcaagctgtaaactgatgtaaaccattgtagaaataaacaggtctatgtacttataaaaaataggagacctcacttctgggattaccctcgtatgatcATTCAAATACACTACATCGAGATTTGTAGAATATActgaacgagatggcgcagtggttagcacattggactcgcattctggagggcgAAGGTTcagactcgcgtccggccatctagatttaggttttccgtgatttcgctccaggcaaataccgagatagatcctttgaaagcgcacggctgaTTTCTTCTCCTTGACGCaaaccgagcttgtgctgcgtctctaatgacctcagtgtcgatgggacgttaaatccaGTCTTGCTTTCTTCCTCTTGACACCTATAGGATATCCGTGATTTTAAACAACTCTGCTAGCACAGTTGATATTCTGCACGATGTGACCGACTTCATTGCTGCCTATAAAAAGTTTGTCATTATCGTACAGCTATACTACGTTCgtgataagaataaacctgatgtaaatattAGACTATGTACTCTTTCGCGTTCGCTGGAATCTCACTGGACTTCGTTTCCCGTGGCGGGAAAGCCAAGTTATCTCGAGtgcagtcaagtacgataataagttCTATGTTGTGTGTTTGGTGCACATCGATTCAGCGATAATACGCTACAACAGCTTGACCGGCGCATTTTAACTTGGACAATGCTGTCCAAGCAGTGGGTATAACTAACCTGAGGTAATGTGAATGGATGCAGTTAAGACgccaaagagacgagcagagacACAACATAGCTTCTAATGTCATTTAATTTGTatacagaatgaaataatatacgGCAAATCGCCAGTAATATGCTTCTTAGGAGACCAGTGGGgccgaccggtgtgaccgagcggttctaggcgcttcagtctggaaccgcgcgaccactacggtcgcaggttcgaatcctgcctcgggcatgcatgtttgtgatgtccttaggttagttaggtttaagtagttctaagttctaggcgactgatgacctcagatgttaagtcccttagtgctcagagccatttgacccatgttCTTAGGTAACTTAGCACTGTACTTGAAAAtacgaatgatgaaaattcctatcTTAAACATAGGGTAATATTTCTGCGTGACTATGTGTGACGAAAAGTATATTGCAGGGATTTCATAGTACAGTTAAATATTGAAAATGGTAAAATTTGAACTCCCTCCATATCTCAATCCGAGGCATACATTTCAGTACGGTACTGGAACTGCCATCTGACACGTTCATAACATCAACAACAAAATCCACGAGGCCACACAAGCGCCACGTTTCCTCCTCTTCTTATATGACGCACTGCTCTGCATCACGCCAGCCTTCGGCAGTGATGTatgacaaagcttcgtgcattagttccagtacgacTTTCAACTTAAATATCTTGTTACTATTTGCGACAAATCACTTAACTTGGGTTCAAATTGCACTTGTACGGTAACAACTGTAAAAATGGAACATTTGTACGGTATGCTCGATGTCGTggaaattattatttttcaaatcGCTGTGACTCTTATAACGCCACATCTGTGAAATAAAACAATGGACACAGACCAAATAaagagaattttatttttcatgtttgtcctaaaaatttaatttgtaatgttttcctaatttaaacaattattattaacaatcttttataaaatttcGATGAGAAAGAATTTGCatatgcaatgaaaactggaattttgcgtgtgatatataattagaaacaagaagtagtgcatctttcataaaaatgatgattatataTGTATTAATTACCTATATAAATTACCTATGATATATGTACTAATCTGGAGTGGTTTTTCATTCATAAGTCTGCCTGGGCGTAGCATTCATACAGCAGAAAATATACAACGCTTACGTATATGCATACAAATTTACATATTTAAGATAAGGTAAATTCTATCATTTAAAGAAATATGTACATAAGCCAGCTGTCTTTTGACACTACAGGATGTTTTCAGTGGGGTTTTCACTGTTTCTCAACTGTTTCAGCccttgtttatttattaattaaatcgataatagTATAATGTAGTTAACCATACGGTATTGTATGAACTATAAGACGCCACGGCCTGTAatacgcaccttaatttttaagcagtttttaaaaaataacgtttttatgattttttttattgtacTGCAAAACCATactaaaaaattcttaatttataaaaccgaactgagctTTAAAATCCTTGAAGATCGTTAtcagaactttcttcttcttcatcctcgtcGTCATacttgtcctcttcatatatgtgATGGTATCCACAGCCACCGAGAACGTTACTTATGTCGCATTTCTTGAAAgact
This region includes:
- the LOC126177474 gene encoding serine proteinase stubble-like — protein: MLAEPARDTCTVTLASRHRTQVALIGENTSTAWLAVRRWGRVRRGRDRPRPFHPPVTSAVSRCCQSRGTCGRVRHARPVPATRPPQQTGEPRQWTRHLAAHSPPDTPASSSSAVQKATVTSSAASMYIFALLLVFCHGLEHGAAFTHEPAGRPRGAGVIVAPPAGCWCVQSSACAAAARAPAALLRAAACAPGDAGPYVCCDELARRLPFTQRPPTVEDNDISHDSHALDLPDLWHATAPGGHEVSLQVPFRQRGTAYRVPAPASGGRSDATSQPCDRRVYRPTTSSYSSPRYDGHHSFDYDRNPGYFRGPDDGFIRISPTATPTSPVRTISDPYFSGATNPPLSSWNLSPTKPQTQYTNNRGTTKSRKNTAQRESSTRTPHFKPALKEESTSFSSSQEDDSPYRGIVESERRHDTGSVPQDKPDNRDETPSHAQTPDFKEEPRPLSSPYEGNPPHRGIVESERRHDTSAVPQEKPAHRDETPPHTQTPHFKPPVKEEPRHFSSPHEDNSPHRSVFESDRRHDIVRAPQENPAHREVNEPERVHDTAAVPPEKPPNRGPDESDRWRNTGRVPQGSSPHHGLTEPEPPQNTDRVAQRKPPHRDATDRERQHGRGRIPHENPPPRGLPESERRHDTRRVSQNSHPNPVPDWPHQIHGPEHPFPSNPHHLHHQHSDGYHPHSFPDVEHSQTLPEHERRPNPIPLLPPEFLENETESTPSEHSNDATATKTTTTTTTTMKTTTTTSTKRPMKAITTTTTTSRAPSAYNDDAIVFPDSAETVNHGGKRWTEERAVDKHHQANNGDAKHRGDPEKHPNRSLLPSECATLLEDRIVGGNKAELGSFPWIARLGYSVKGRSRTLYRCGGALISSRYVITAAHCVTTLPSDFQLKAVRLGEVDARGDPDCDEVQCAEPVQDFAVAAAAVHPQYNSPKFRHDVALVRLDREARFSAYVIPICLPFGDLATQNYTGLKVTVAGWGATENGTGSDELRYTRLTVAATDECADAYRRTHIALSGETQVCAGGAPGVDSCDGDSGGPLTLAHQPGAGDPRHVLLGVVSFGARRCGSDGFPGVYTRVGAYLGWLLDNLQP